CACGCCGTAACCCGGCCACGCCTCAGCCCGGCCGGGACGTAACCCGGCCGGGACGGTGTCAGGCGCCGGTGGTGGAGCCGGGCCGCACGATCATCAGGACGGTGACGGCCGCCCAGAGCAGGTTGAACACCCCGGTGAGCATGGCGAGCCGCACGGTGTCCGTGCCGCGCCCTTCCACCAGCGCGCTCTGGGCGGGCAGCACCAGCGCGGCGAGGACGACGGCCGCGAGGGCCGTGAGCACGATGGACGCGATCAGCCACGCACTCCCGAGCACGCCCATCTCGCTCGCGGTGGCGAACCCGAACACCGGTACGGCGACACCGACCAGGGCGTAGACCCGGCAGACGCGGTGCAGCAGGCTCAGGGCCCCGGCGGCGCCCTCGTCCTCCGGCTCGGCGAGGGCCCGGCGCGCGACGGGCGGGAACATGCTGGCGGCGACGGTCACGGGCCCGACCGCGACGATCGCGGCGAGGACGTGGACGACGAGGAGGAACTTGGTCACGGGGTGACGGTAGGGGCCGGGAGGATCTTGCAGAACTGGCGAAAGTGCCAGGCTCCGACGGATTCCCGCCAGGCGGACGGACGGGGGCGCCGTTCCGGTGTCCGAGCAACCAGGTGCTGTTGGGGCGCCTGGCCACAATCCGTCGCAGGCCTAGGATCCCGCCATGCACACCGTGGCCGTACTGGCGCTGGACGGCGTCATCCCGTTCGACCTGTCCGCTCCCGTCGACACCTTCGGCCGGGCGCGGCTGCCGGACGGCCGGGAGCCGTACCGGGTGCGGGTGTGCTCGGTGCGGGAGGAGGTGAGCGCGGGCGCGTTCACGATGCGGGCGCCGTACGGCCTGAAGGAGCTGGCGGACGCCGACACGATCGTCCTGCCGGGCGTGGCGGAACCCCCGCCGGAGCTGCCGCCGGGCGTGACCGGGGCGCTGCGCGCGGCGGCGGCGAACGGCACCCGGATCGCGTCGGTCTGCGTGGGCGCGTTCCTGCTCGCGGAGACGGGCCTGCTGGACGGGCTGCGCGCGACGACGCACTGGCGGGCCGCGGAGCAACTGGCGGCACGGTACCCGGCGGTGAAGGTGGACCCCAACGTCCTGTACGTCGACAACGGCCAGTTCCTGACGTCGGCGGGCGCGGCGGCGGCGCTGGACATGTGCCTGCACATGATCCGCAGGGACTTCGGCTCGGCGGT
This genomic interval from Streptomyces sp. NBC_00557 contains the following:
- a CDS encoding GlxA family transcriptional regulator translates to MHTVAVLALDGVIPFDLSAPVDTFGRARLPDGREPYRVRVCSVREEVSAGAFTMRAPYGLKELADADTIVLPGVAEPPPELPPGVTGALRAAAANGTRIASVCVGAFLLAETGLLDGLRATTHWRAAEQLAARYPAVKVDPNVLYVDNGQFLTSAGAAAALDMCLHMIRRDFGSAVAAHAARMSVMPLEREGGQAQFIVHDLPPAPSGATLEPLLHWLEDHCGRDLSLDEIAAQAGMSTRTLNRRFREQTGTTPSQWLHRARVRRAQHLLETTPYPVERIAVQTGFGSPTAFRERFRRVVGTSPQAYRRAFRAGERP